Proteins encoded together in one Coffea arabica cultivar ET-39 chromosome 2c, Coffea Arabica ET-39 HiFi, whole genome shotgun sequence window:
- the LOC113728002 gene encoding F-box protein PP2-A13-like — protein MGANASSMEQSDPNGLLLSPSLKAKLSDIPESCVALVLSHLDPPEICKLARLNRAFRDASSADFIWEPKLPSTYPYILKILLQDEPFTPLGKRDIFALLSKPNSFDAGTKEVWIDKKTGGVCLSISWKAMTITGIDDRRYWKHVATDESRFQTIAYLQQIWWLEVVGDFKFQFPVGTYSLFFRLKLGKATNKRLGRRQVYASDNIHGWDIKPVQFQFTTSDGQHAVSRCVLDNLGSWVNYHVGDFIVEDSNALTRVKFSLTQIDCTHSKGGLYVDSVLICPCNLGKNVVDLCCRP, from the exons ATGGGCGCTAATGCTTCTTCCATGGAACAATCAGACCCAAATGGGCTGCTGCTTAGCCCGTCACTGAAAGCAAAATTAAGTGACATACCGGAGTCTTGCGTGGCTTTAGTCTTGTCCCATCTGGATCCCCCGGAGATCTGCAAGTTAGCCCGTCTCAACCGGGCTTTCCGGGATGCTTCCTCTGCTGACTTTATCTGGGAGCCTAAACTGCCTTCCACTTATCCCTATATCCTCAAGATATTGCTTCAAGATGAACCCTTTACTCCTCTGGGCAAAAGGGATATTTTTGCGCTGCTATCCAAGCCCAATTCTTTTGATGCTGGCACAAAG GAGGTTTGGATTGATAAGAAGACTGGAGGGGTATGTTTATCAATATCTTGGAAGGCGATGACCATAACGGGAATTGATGATAGGCGATATTGGAAGCACGTTGCCACTGATGAGTCTAG ATTCCAAACTATCGCCTATCTTCAACAAATCTGGTGGCTTGAGGTAGTTGGAGATTTCAAATTCCAGTTTCCAGTAGGCACCTATAGTCTGTTTTTCAGACTCAAACTTGGAAAGGCAACTAATAAGAGACTCGGAAGAAGACAGGTGTATGCTTCTGATAACATACATGGCTGGGACATAAAACCAGTGCAGTTTCAGTTTACAACTTCGGATGGTCAGCATGCTGTGAGTCGTTGTGTACTGGATAATTTGGGAAGCTGGGTAAACTACCATGTAGGTGACTTCATTGTTGAGGATTCCAACGCACTGACCAGGGTAAAATTTTCACTTACTCAGATTGATTGCACTCATAGTAAAGGAGGTTTATATGTAGATTCGGTTTTGATATGCCCCTGTAATTTAGGAAAGAATGTAGTAGATCTTTGTTGTAGACCGTGA